In Triticum aestivum cultivar Chinese Spring chromosome 5B, IWGSC CS RefSeq v2.1, whole genome shotgun sequence, the following proteins share a genomic window:
- the LOC123116369 gene encoding uncharacterized protein isoform X2: protein MPRATPSVTRVGTRSAWSARMSMRDLVTGGAGCAAPGSSSSANPLSALADAVLGSSKSERKELSGSTVCQKASFDSLMSVPLSTLPGSEDEIKQSQGPIRSMKGTDFIHGCHGDTCGENFQASIPSVPEHRMIEPHLGELEQIDSATGPPEMAIPPLLPQSSFQPCNLSENGPEEYSGAKDGLLDHIDHLYDDEMRSSGNISTEVNSWLSAFEQGIHPRVMSDDELSGDGWLSFLRIAISHLGGLSQPRFLEEQITCQDQVTGHRVWIKLQQRSGWSVKLEATRHHLFDALQDAAMLAVITMRQHFPCEFRGTPFEVLPVEPGQRSRQLDDGAAVVRGGAMASAFTGIDHDDVQRLLAVGFMSLFHERSQSLQRLREHEMKQQLLIAEIEKMVEELDGSPTRTQELDRRIAELKRKSGEMHGLHAHAVKGYIGWSVFVSNEAQQEMKPLEDGDEVPPAIASSSAVSGRARL, encoded by the exons ATGCCCCGCGCGACGCCGTCGGTTACCCGGGTGGGCACGCGGTCGGCGTGGTCGGCGAGGATGAGCATGCGCGATCTGGTGACCGGTGGCGCCGGCTGCGCGGCGCCGGGATCCTCCTCGTCCGCCAACCCCCTCAGCGCCCTCGCGGACGCCGTGCTCGGCTCCTCCAAATCCGAG AGAAAGGAACTTTCAGGATCAACGGTTTGCCAGAAAGCTTCTTTTGATTCACTGATGTCCGTTCCTTTATCAACACTTCCAGGCTCCGAGGATGAGATCAAGCAAAGTCAGGGACCTATTAGAAGCATGAAG GGCACCGACTTCATTCATGGGTGTCATGGAGACACCTGTGGTGAAAATTTTCAAGCCTCAATCCCTTCTGTTCCTGAACACAGAATGATCGAGCCTCACCTTGGAGAGCTGGAGCAAATTGATAGTGCTACTG GTCCACCAGAGATGGCTATTCCCCCTCTGTTGCCTCAAAGTTCATTTCAGCCGTGCAATTTATCAGAAAATGGACCAGAAGAATATTCAGGAGCAAAG GATGGATTGTTGGATCATATAGACCATCTTTATGATGATGAAATGAGATCCTCTGGAAACATaagcacggaagtcaatagttGGTTATCTGCATTTGAACAG GGAATACATCCACGAGTCATGAGTGACGACGAGCTGTCAGGTGATGGCTGGTTGTCATTCCTGCGGATTGCCATCAGCCACCTGGGTGGACTTTCCCAACCAAGGTTTCTGGAAGAGCAGATCACCTGTCAGGATCAGGTTACTGGGCATCGTGTATGGATCAAGCTACAGCAACGCTCTGGCTGGTCGGTTAAACTGGAAGCTACGCGCCACCACCTCTTCGACGCCCTGCAGGACGCGGCAATGCTGGCCGTTATTACCATGAGGCAGCATTTCCCTTGCGAGTTCAGAGGCACTCCGTTTGAAGTTCTGCCTGTGGAACCCGGGCAAAGGAGCAGGCAGCTAGACGACGGTGCCGCGGTCGTCCGCGGCGGTGCCATGGCTTCCGCTTTTACGGGGATCGATCACGATGATGTCCAACGTCTTCTCGCGGTCGGCTTCATGTCCCTTTTCCATGAGCGTTCCCAGTCTTTGCAACGTTTGAGGGAGCACGAGATGAAGCAGCAGCTGCTGATCGCGGAGATAGAGAAGATGGTGGAAGAGCTCGATGGTTCCCCAACCCGGACGCAGGAGTTGGATCGAAGAATTGCGGAGCTGAAAAGGAAGTCGGGGGAGATGCATGGACTTCATGCGCATGCTGTCAAAGGATACATCGGTTGGTCAGTTTTCGTCTCAAACGAGGCGCAGCAGGAGATGAAGCCATTGGAGGATGGGGATGAGGTACCACCTGCAATTGCAAGCTCCTCAGCAGTATCGGGCAGGGCCAGGCTGTGA
- the LOC123116369 gene encoding uncharacterized protein isoform X1 has protein sequence MPRATPSVTRVGTRSAWSARMSMRDLVTGGAGCAAPGSSSSANPLSALADAVLGSSKSEQRKELSGSTVCQKASFDSLMSVPLSTLPGSEDEIKQSQGPIRSMKGTDFIHGCHGDTCGENFQASIPSVPEHRMIEPHLGELEQIDSATGPPEMAIPPLLPQSSFQPCNLSENGPEEYSGAKDGLLDHIDHLYDDEMRSSGNISTEVNSWLSAFEQGIHPRVMSDDELSGDGWLSFLRIAISHLGGLSQPRFLEEQITCQDQVTGHRVWIKLQQRSGWSVKLEATRHHLFDALQDAAMLAVITMRQHFPCEFRGTPFEVLPVEPGQRSRQLDDGAAVVRGGAMASAFTGIDHDDVQRLLAVGFMSLFHERSQSLQRLREHEMKQQLLIAEIEKMVEELDGSPTRTQELDRRIAELKRKSGEMHGLHAHAVKGYIGWSVFVSNEAQQEMKPLEDGDEVPPAIASSSAVSGRARL, from the exons ATGCCCCGCGCGACGCCGTCGGTTACCCGGGTGGGCACGCGGTCGGCGTGGTCGGCGAGGATGAGCATGCGCGATCTGGTGACCGGTGGCGCCGGCTGCGCGGCGCCGGGATCCTCCTCGTCCGCCAACCCCCTCAGCGCCCTCGCGGACGCCGTGCTCGGCTCCTCCAAATCCGAG CAGAGAAAGGAACTTTCAGGATCAACGGTTTGCCAGAAAGCTTCTTTTGATTCACTGATGTCCGTTCCTTTATCAACACTTCCAGGCTCCGAGGATGAGATCAAGCAAAGTCAGGGACCTATTAGAAGCATGAAG GGCACCGACTTCATTCATGGGTGTCATGGAGACACCTGTGGTGAAAATTTTCAAGCCTCAATCCCTTCTGTTCCTGAACACAGAATGATCGAGCCTCACCTTGGAGAGCTGGAGCAAATTGATAGTGCTACTG GTCCACCAGAGATGGCTATTCCCCCTCTGTTGCCTCAAAGTTCATTTCAGCCGTGCAATTTATCAGAAAATGGACCAGAAGAATATTCAGGAGCAAAG GATGGATTGTTGGATCATATAGACCATCTTTATGATGATGAAATGAGATCCTCTGGAAACATaagcacggaagtcaatagttGGTTATCTGCATTTGAACAG GGAATACATCCACGAGTCATGAGTGACGACGAGCTGTCAGGTGATGGCTGGTTGTCATTCCTGCGGATTGCCATCAGCCACCTGGGTGGACTTTCCCAACCAAGGTTTCTGGAAGAGCAGATCACCTGTCAGGATCAGGTTACTGGGCATCGTGTATGGATCAAGCTACAGCAACGCTCTGGCTGGTCGGTTAAACTGGAAGCTACGCGCCACCACCTCTTCGACGCCCTGCAGGACGCGGCAATGCTGGCCGTTATTACCATGAGGCAGCATTTCCCTTGCGAGTTCAGAGGCACTCCGTTTGAAGTTCTGCCTGTGGAACCCGGGCAAAGGAGCAGGCAGCTAGACGACGGTGCCGCGGTCGTCCGCGGCGGTGCCATGGCTTCCGCTTTTACGGGGATCGATCACGATGATGTCCAACGTCTTCTCGCGGTCGGCTTCATGTCCCTTTTCCATGAGCGTTCCCAGTCTTTGCAACGTTTGAGGGAGCACGAGATGAAGCAGCAGCTGCTGATCGCGGAGATAGAGAAGATGGTGGAAGAGCTCGATGGTTCCCCAACCCGGACGCAGGAGTTGGATCGAAGAATTGCGGAGCTGAAAAGGAAGTCGGGGGAGATGCATGGACTTCATGCGCATGCTGTCAAAGGATACATCGGTTGGTCAGTTTTCGTCTCAAACGAGGCGCAGCAGGAGATGAAGCCATTGGAGGATGGGGATGAGGTACCACCTGCAATTGCAAGCTCCTCAGCAGTATCGGGCAGGGCCAGGCTGTGA